The DNA segment CGGTTTTCATGGCAGGCCAGAACGCAGGCGCGCAGTGGAATACAGGTTTAGGTGGGTCTTAGGGCAGGGCGAGCAGGTAGCCGATGGTGAAGTTGGCCGCCCAGTCGAAGACGAACTGCTGACAGCCGGTGGCTTCGGCCGCGGCCCGGTAGATGGTCAGGCCAGCCTGGGTCTTGGCCCCGCTGAACCGGCCGGCGTACGCGGCCGGGGAGCTCAGGACGGTGTAGCGCTCCCGGCCTTGGCGCGCGGCCTGGGCCAGCTCGTGGGGCACGCCGCCGAGCACGAAGCAGGTGGCGCGCTGCGCGGCCGGCACCTGGGCGGCGGCGGCGCGCACGGCCCCGGCCACGGTGTTGTCGTCAAGGCCTTGCTGGAAGAACTTAGCGCCGTAGGTATCCACGCTGCGCGGCTGGCCGCGTTCCACCCAGGCCAGCTTGGTGTTGCCCGAGCCCAGGTCGAGCACGAAGGCGCGGCCGCTGAAGGCCGCAGGCAAGGCCGCGCGCAGGCCGTACTGGCCTTCCTGCTCGGCCGTGACGGCGTGCACCACGTAGCCCAGGGTTTTCAGCCCGGCCACGATGCGCTTGGTCACGTCGGCCATCAGCGCCCCGGAGCTCACCACGAAGTGGATGTCCTGGCCGCGCACACCGTAGTCGAGCATCTGGCCGATGTAGCTTTTCAGGCCCCGGCGCACGTCGTCGGGGGTAGCGATGTTTTCGAGCACGAGGCTGTTACCGAACTCCGAGCGCTCCAGCTGCCAGCGCTTGTGCGCGTCGATGCGCACGACAAAGGAGTTGAAGCCGCTGGCGCCCAGCTCCACCACGCCCTTGAGCTTGCCGCCTACCGGCGCGGGCGGCTGGTAAGTAAAGGCCGCTGGGACCGGCGCGGGGGCAACCGTGGTTGACCCCGGGCCTGGGGCCGGGGCGGACACCTCCGGGGCCGGGGCGGCGGGCGCGGCGCCGGCAGCCGGGCTGATGACTCCGCCGAGGCTAATCCGGTCGCCCTCGCGCAAGGGCACGGTGCGGCCGTCGGCCAGCTGGGCCGTGCGCGCCCCAAGGCGCAACCGGGTGCCGTTGGGCAAGGTCAAATCCTTGGTCAGAGGCTGCGACTGGCCGCCGGAGAACACCCGCAGCTGGCTGTCGCGCAGCTCAAACCACGCGGTGGCGGCGGGGGCCTGGGCCTGGACGGGCACGGAGAAAAGCCAGCAAACGGCGGCGTACAGGAAAAGCAGCAGGCGAAGCTTCATAGCAAAAGCGGGACGCGAAGTAGTAATGCACCGCAACTTCCGCCGCCGCCCGCCGCCGCGCCGGCTTGTTTACCGAACGGCCCTGTTTGTTGACTGAACCTGGCCCCGCGCTGCACAAAGGCGGTGGCCCGGCCTCGTCGCGCTAGCAGGGGCAGGGAAAGCTGCCGGGCCGTCAAGTGGGGCCGGGCGTGCCAGGAGCATGCTCGGGGCCAGCTTCAGCTCGGTTACGCCCTGCGGCCCATGGAGAAGGCAGCCGCAGGGCCGTCGGGGAGCCGCCTGCCCGGCCCTCCCGGTGCGCCCGCCCAGCTACTGGGCTACGGCCCGGAGGTAGGCGTGATCAGGGTCAGGCAGGGCCGCCGCCACGCGGGGCGGCGCTCCACGGCCCCGCATGCCCATCCGGAGGATCTCAGCTGAGTAGTGATCCGGGGAATGGCTTGTCTAAAGGGCTGAATGGCTAGAAACAGGCGGGCCGCTCATCGCTGTGAAATGTCACGGACAAGCGGCGGTAAGCTTAGCCCGCGGGTAAGACGCATGCTGGCTTGGGGAGGCACTCAAGTAGCGGGCGCGGTGCCGCGGGGAGTGTCCGGCGGCTTTTTAGCAATCCGGGACGCCGGTCGCACCCGGGCGCTCGCACCCGGTGCGGTTAAGCTAACCGCATTTGCCCGTACGTGCGTGAGCGTTGCGCCCCTTGGGGAGGCCGAACACCACGATAAGCGAGAAGCCGGCCGAGCGGGCCGCCGCGTGAAACTGCCGCTGCGCCCGCTGCACCAGAATGGTGGCTTCCAGCTCGACCATGCTTTCGCAAAGGAGTTGACCAGCACCAGCAGGGCGAATTGAGGCCGTTTTCGCGCAAGCCCAGGCGCGGCGGCGGGGTTGGGCGGGCCAGGAGCGCAGCAGCGCGTCAGCCCTCGTTGCACCAGAATCTAGGCTGGAATCGGGCGGCGTGCAAACGAATATGGCTACCGCGG comes from the Hymenobacter sp. YIM 151858-1 genome and includes:
- a CDS encoding acetate and sugar kinases/Hsc70/actin family protein, which produces MKLRLLLFLYAAVCWLFSVPVQAQAPAATAWFELRDSQLRVFSGGQSQPLTKDLTLPNGTRLRLGARTAQLADGRTVPLREGDRISLGGVISPAAGAAPAAPAPEVSAPAPGPGSTTVAPAPVPAAFTYQPPAPVGGKLKGVVELGASGFNSFVVRIDAHKRWQLERSEFGNSLVLENIATPDDVRRGLKSYIGQMLDYGVRGQDIHFVVSSGALMADVTKRIVAGLKTLGYVVHAVTAEQEGQYGLRAALPAAFSGRAFVLDLGSGNTKLAWVERGQPRSVDTYGAKFFQQGLDDNTVAGAVRAAAAQVPAAQRATCFVLGGVPHELAQAARQGRERYTVLSSPAAYAGRFSGAKTQAGLTIYRAAAEATGCQQFVFDWAANFTIGYLLALP